The nucleotide window acccacgcggacacggggagaacatgcaaactccgcacagaaaggctctcgccagccacggggctcgaacccggaccttcttgctgtgagatgacagcgctaaccactacaccaccgtgccgccctaagctatttctgtttcttttaaatactgaaGTGATCTCTCTGACTTGattcactctgccattttgtttttctactcacagtatatgagctgatatcctagtggtaCAGTAGcctatcagagcacgtgattgcgcatagccagtgaatgtggatagaataatacctgTGAATTAATAATAAAAAGATGAATAAAATTGATTTAAAATGTACAGTAATTCCATCTAATTACCTGATTGACCAGAGCCTCCTGCTGAAGGCGGGCTTCTTCCTGGGCTTTGTCCAATGCCAGGCTGAGCTCCTCCTTGGCCTGGACCTCACGGCTGAGAGCCAGCTCCTGTGCCTCGCTGGCCTTCGTAGCGTTGGACTTGTGCAACTCGGCAAgctccctaaacacacacacacagtgcaaataAAAAACAGGAGTGTTTTCACATTTATACAGAGCACTTGTGTCTGTCCAAACGGTGAGCTCATTCAGATTATTGCATGTTTGTGTTCCATCCCAAGTCAAAGCTCTCAGTTCAACATGAACAAACTTGTTAGAGACATGAACAAAAAGACTGAAATGattctctctcagtgtgtatccatttatttttatatttcttCTTGCATTCAGCTTTAACCTTCTTTAGAAGCCACAAAAAAGCATTTACTTGTAAGAGGCGTCCAGGGCGGCCTGCAGGCTGCGGTTCTTCTCATGTACCTCATCGTTTTCAGTGTGCAGCTTGCTCAGGTCCTTCTCCTGACGCTCCACAGCAGCGTTCAGCTTCTTAATGCTCTCTCTGTGCTGCTTCTCCAGCTCCTCCTTCGCATCTAAAACCTGTTACACAAcacaccattttttttaaaaatcttcacTCTTGTTGGCACTCTGAAGCTgatcattttccaataacagcatgtcctaaaGTCTTTTGTCATTATGTAGAATATTAGAGTCAGCATTTCTGCAAGTAGGAAGACCTGCTGCAGCTGTTTGAGTTCGTCGTCTTGCTCTTTAAGTTTCTTGGCCTGCTTGGCGATCTTCGTGTCACTCTCCTTCTCCTTGGCCCTCAGCTTCTTGATGATGTTGGAGTGCTGCAGCTGCTGCTTGGACAGCTTCTCACCTGGTGAGAAATTAAATGTGCAACACAAGAGCTTATCAGTTAAACGGGTGAAGCAGAGACTATTAAACATGACTCATACGACTGCTTGCAAGTTACTTCTgaatcgtgacgtcatttaagggtTCTGATTTGATAAGATCTGGTCTGTTGACTCGACTTGACAGATAAGTCGATATCAAGGTGAGCGAAAACAGAAATACAGAAGCCAGCTCAGAAGCAATGGACATTATAAATTATATTGTTATGAAAGAAAAATTATGAGAACCGACATGTTTCAGAATCTATTTGAATTTGGAAGATTAATGGCTCAAGTCCTTGATTATTTTCTGTTGGAAGCtgaattataataaaaaaaatgtagaTGGTCTACAGAGCCAGAATCATCTGCACACCCAGGATTTACTCAGGATAACTGATGTTGGGACACCACAACCCTTTGGAGAGCGTTCATGAAAGGTGACCCTAAAACCCAAAAGTTCTGCAATCTAATTTCCaataaaaaaattgacaaaactccAAAAGGCCACTGAAGTGCTCGGAAATGATTCTCTCCAATCATGTAACTAGGCTTGAGGTCTGTCCTGGAAAAGTTACAGGATGCCTATGGTCTGTCCTGGAAATGTCTCTTCGAGAACTCCCGTGGATCATCATGTGCCGTGGGAGATGTTCTAgaacgccccccccccaatcaTCAGGTGCCGCGGGAGACGTTTtagaacgccccccccccccatcatcaTGTGCCGCGGGAGACGTTCTAGAACGCCCCCCCCATCATCGTGTGCCGCGGGAGACGTTCTAGAACGCCCCCCCATCATCGTGTCAGGgcttgaaattaactttttttctttgtgtcccccagtggtcccgaattctgtgttgtattgtcccgaatggaagcaatagtgtccccatttttttcctctctgaaataaccagtggttaatattatcatatgaagttactattatatttgtaactatgcgattttgaaccctttatatcatttttacaataagtcacaagacacaagcgacacatgtcctatacatcatctacttcaaaattacagttattgcattttcagtttattaaactttggcgatctcactgtatgaatagatacccgtttatttaaaggggccaactagctcattcagaaaatgtttcaactccctacatctgcagtacactttagttgaaaataagaccccttttatgttcatttcatctacttataccttgaatatctgttggcacttataaggccaacttatcattttcaccattaccgttatccatttttatgaactttccgttatccattttatgaactttcgctgccgaaacgtgggtgcaaatgttagcaacatcaacatagtgccaggtccgagcctagttgtgctgctgactgactaaactttctgaactagaaagacaccaagaaaactcacttattctgttgaacggtatcttccgtcaatatcatccacatcattcctgttgtattttataacgtgtctaacagtgttcattaagttcattcagttgctagcgttgcctgcagaccaggcgatgacactttggatcctgaaggtcccggagacgttatgtctgggctttcagtttcttccccgcggtcggtccgcttcaaccacttaagcatttttgttctggcaagagtcggcgcagcgtgtgcggtagcaattccattccaagtccatataatgcggacaccggccgaagattctagaacagaatgcgctgctctgtagcctacggatgcaggtgcatcgaaagtgtagctactatgtatttttcgctgttaacgttttaaaattaaaattgacaaattaggtgaatgtctacgtatgtgttacggctttgtaaataatattaatgtagaactttttttctagatctatttttttccattgtcccgggattgtcccagatatgataattttgtgtcccgatgacattttttatggtccccgggacgtcgggacaccgttagtttcgagcgctgcatcGTGTGCCGCGAGAGACGTTCTAGAAggcccccccccccatcatcGTGTGCCGCGAGAGACGTTCTAGAACGCCCCCCCCAATCATCGTGTGCCGCGGGAGACGTTCTAGAACGCCCCCCCCCATCATCGTGTGCCGCGAGAGACGTTCTAGAATGCGCCCCCCCGATCATCGTGTGCCGCGGGAGACGTTCtagaacgccccccccccccccgatcatCGTGTGCCGCGGGAGACGTTCTAgaacgccccccccccaatcaTCGTGTGCCGCGGGAGACGTTCTAGAACGCCCCCCCCCCCGATCATCGTGTGCCGCGGGAGACGTTCTAGAACGCCCCCGGATCATCGTGTGCCGCGGGAGTTGTTCTCGAAGGCCACTGATCATCTGCTGCAGGAAACGTTCTAGAACACCCCTGACCTGTCCTGGAAATGTCCTTACCCTCTTCTAGAAGGCCTTTGATCTGTTCCTCCTTCTctctgatcagctccagggtttcGGTGGAGTTGAACCTGGTCGACAGCTCTTCTCTCAGACCCTTGATTTCCTGGACCAACAGCACATGAAATGAGAAATAACAATAGACAGAATTTACTCAGGCCTGTGAGCCTGTTCCTTGCGCTGCATCTTTAACCAGGATGATCAGACCATAAAAACATATGGGTTAAACAAAATAACAGTGCTTTGCTGGCGAAAGGAAAAGTCTTGAGAAGGCGTGTGTGCGTCTCTTCTCCACAATGAAGAAAAGCACTCGCCTTCTTTGCAATGTCCCGCTCCTTGCAGGCGAGCTGAGCTTTCCTCTCTGTGTCAGCGATGCGCTGTGTGAACTCGTCTTTGAGAGACTGCACACTGGCGCTCTCCTCCTTCAGACTGATCATTTCACTGCAGAAACACATTCAAACACTTCACACTGTGGATCAAAACAACTCGGATATCATAAGGAAAGCTGCAGGAATAATGATCCATGAACTAACACAAGAAATGGATTCCTCTCCTCGCAGCAGCATTGGTTTCAACTGGTTCAAACAAATGCTTGAACCAACAACCTGCAAATAAACTACTctggagacacacacaggccatgaTCAGTTTTAAATGCCTAGGTTTTCGGCAGTTTTCACAGATGGTTCACAATACCAGGCATTACGACAAAGCTGACAAATCAGCACTGATGTAAAACCCGAAGGAAAGGCGGAGCGTATAAAAATGCCAATGGCTTGCTCCAAGTGTCCTGGAGAATTCTTCTCATCTCACACAGAGGTTCAGAGAATCAAAGACACCAAAACCAAAAAAGGAAAACACCGGCAATAAAGGAGGTCTGTCTggagagttacagtggtgcttgaaaatttgtgaaccctttagaattttctatatttctgcataaatatgacctaaaacatcatcagattttcacacaagtcctaaaagtagataaagagaacccagttaaacaaatgagacaaaaatattatgcttggtcatttatttagtgaggaaagtGGTCCAatattgtgagtggcaaaagtatgtgaacctttgtttcagtatctggtgtgacccccttgtgcagcaataactgcaactaaatgtttccggtaactgttgatcagtcctgcacaccggcttggaggaattttagcccgttcctccatacagaacagcttcaactctgggatgttggtgggtttcctcacatgaactgctcgcttcaggtccttccacaacatttccattggattaaggtcaggactttgacttggccattccaaaacattcactttattcttctttaaccattctttggtagaacaacttgtgtgcttagggtcgttgttttgctgcatgactcaccttctcttgagattcagttcatggacagatgtcctgacattttcctttagaattcactggtataattcagaattcatggttccatcaatgatggcaagtcgtcctggcccagatgcagcaaaacagacccaaaccatgatactaccaccaccatgtttcacagacgggataagcttcttatgctggaaagcagtattttcctttctccaaacatgaggtttctcatttcaaccaaaaagttatattttggtctcatcctttacaaaacatttttccaataaccatctggcttgtccacgtgatctttagcaaactgcagatgagcagcaatgttatttttggagagcagtggctttctccttgcaaccctgccatgcacaccattgttgttcagtgttctcctgatggtggactcatgaacgttaatattaaccaatgtgagagaggccttcagttgcttagaaattaccctggagtcctttgtgacctcgctgactattacatgccttgcttttggagtgatctttgttgatctaccactcctgggaagggtaacagtggtcttgaatttcctccatttgtacacaatctgtctgactgtggattggtggagtccaaactctttagagatggttttgtaaccttttccagcctgatgagcatcaacaaggctttttctgaggtcctcagaaatctcctttgttcgtactataatacatttccacaaacatgtgttgtgaagatcagactttgatagatccctgttctttgaataaaacagggtgcccactcacacctgattgtcatcccattgattgaaaacatctgactctaatttcaccttcaaattaactgttaatcctagaggttcgcatacttttgccactcacagatatgtaatattggatcattttcctcaataaataaatgaccaagtataatatttttgtctcatttgtttaactgggttctctttatctacttttaggacttgtgtgaaaatctgatgatgttttaggtcatatttatgcagaaatatagaaaattctaaagggttcacaaactttcaagcaccactgtaacattaAAAGGTGTGCAATCTCAAAATTGCAAGCAGACGACATTTCTGACCCACCAAAttcgttcattttattttatcTCCCTTCACTGCTGCAAGATGTCCTCCTGTTCCTTTAGATATCCCGCTAAACCAAGGCTGCCAAGGTCGCAACATGTCACCTAAAGGACAACTCGTCTCTCTTCCTACAGTATCTGCCGTTTACGCACATCAAGGCTTTTTCCTTCTCTTCACCTTCAACAATTTTCTGCATTCGGAATAAAATCAGGGATTTCAAATGCTACATCTGGTGCCTTCAGGGTTCTTCAAAAGGAGCTCTGCACTCGAGAAATCCTCTGCCATGAGGTGTTCCAGCAAACTGACACATACATCATGATATTTTTCTGCACTTAAATTGAACATTTAAGCTAATCCATCAGTTTGGTCTTTATAGTTACAATGCTATAAACGTCTCGAAAGCTGGTAAACCTTGTGCTTAAGATTTAAGTGTCAACCCGAGCGAGGTTCCGCTTTACTTTATCAGTTATTATTCATGTGGAATGTCACGTCGCACTTTCCTCAACCTAAACAAATATTATGACCACTTAATCTGTTTCTCTGACATTCAGaattcaagcacacacacacacacacagaccgaaAGCTGGTTCTTCAATTCTCAAAAAATAATTAAGAGGTTCAGATCGGACCTCATGTCACAAAATCAAATTCTCAATCAACACACCGActgtgatggaataaaaacactgaACAACTCACTCTTTGAGATTATCACACTCCTCCTCCAGTCGAGCCTTGTCTTTACTCACAGCGAGCAGCTGGGCTTCTCGTTTCTCCAGCCTGCCTGTGAGCTCATCAACCATCTGGcggggaaagggagagagagagagaacatcaaCGTCAACGCAATGAGAGTTTTGATGAGAGATTTATTCACATGTGCCTAACTTAAACCCCCTCTTCCATCAAGAAAAATTTCACTCCTGTTTCCTGGATGTTCAGTAAATCTCCTcatagatccatgccaattcaatTTAATCCATTTTAGAGCCAAAACCAAAAGCTCATTTCGCGGAAAAATCAGTCAGAAGTTAAACCTCAGGACACACAATTAATTCCATCGGATTGATTTttgctgttttcaatcaattaaaCCTAAAATCAAATTATGGATGCTGAAGCAGCGCCACTTCATCACAACCCTACTGTTGTGCATTTTCCTCGAACAATACAACCCTGGTGTTTTTAATGCGAAAAGTTTCACAACACAAATAACTGTGCCAAATTCAGACCTTCTGGAGTTCCAGGAGCTGGCAAGTGGAGGCTCCTTTCTGCTCCTCAGTTATGGGTGATGTCACCGAATCGCATGACTCTTCAGGTTCAGTTCTTTCATTAGTCAGCGTGAGATGTGACCCGGATTCCTGCTCCTCCTCCAGAAGCTCTTCTGGCTGTTCGGAGTTCACTGGAGTTGCGCTACGCCCGCTCTCCTCCATCTCGTCCATCGATTGGTCCTTTATGGAATCAGTTGTACCTCCCTCCACCTCTTCCTGTTCCTGTTCGGTCTGTGGTGCCGGTAAAGCTGAGAGCGGGCTGGTTCCGGCAGTAACCGACGCCAGAGTGCGGCTGCCGGGGATCTCGTCATCAGAGTTGACTTCGCTGACGCTGCGGCTGTCCAGAGAGTGTACGCTGAACGAGTCGATGCGCTCAAAGGCGTCAGACGAAGACCCACAGCTCTCCGTCAGCTTCGGGTAGTCGTCCAGACGCGGGAAATCGCTGCACGTGGAAGCGGAGAGGAGCTGGAAGGAGCCCTGCATGAGGTGCAGCCCCGCTTTGACCTCAGCTGTCTCCTGCCTGGAGCTGGCTGAGCTCTCGCTGAGGACACTCTCGTGGTCCAGCACCTCAATGTCACTGGTTGTGGAGGTACCGGAAGAAAACGCGCTCACAGGAGGAGACGGAGTGTCACTCTGCCGGTCTTCCGATTTCGCATCTTTGGATTCCAGCATGTCGTCTTTGGGTGGGTCTTTCCCCGGGCTCTTCAGCTCAGCAGAACCACAGCTTTCGGCTTTTTCTGTACATTTGGGCTCCGCAGGCATGTCCGCTTTTGCGACTTGCGGACTCGAAGTAGAATCCTGTGTCTCCGTTTTGCTCTCTGAGTCCTCTTTTTGCTCCAGAACAGATGCTTCATCTTTTGGCTTCACCTCCTCTGGCTGGCTCTCCGCGACTTGGGCACTGCTTTGTTCGCTCAGATcttctcgagaagccgtggaagagTCAACATCATCCTGAGCGGCGGGTTGCGTCTCTTCTTCTGATTTCTCCTGCAGCCGGCAGGAGGACTTGGCAGGCGCCACGGACACGACCGAAGTCTTCTTGACCGGCTGCCCGTCTCCAGGAGACAAGAAGGCACTGAAGAAACTCTCAGTTTCATCGACCACAGTGCGAGTGACGGGCTTGGTGATGGCTTCTGATGAAGGCACGAGGGTCTTCGGGCATTCCTCCGAAGGAGAATCCCACTGGTTCATCCCCCATCCTGTGGGCACTGGCTTGATCTCGACATCTGAGAACACCAAAGACAAAAAAAGAAGGGACACAAATCAAGCAAATGCCAACAAGTTCCAGACACATCTTGATTAAATAGACACCCCCCCATGTTCAATGATCCTAACATCAGAGCTTTCAGTACATCCTTCTAAACCCTCTGTTCATTTTAAACACTTTTGCTCCGacagcctcacagctccaggatctCAATCTAGAGCTCAGGTTAGTGTCTGAGCAGAGTTCCACATGTTCTCGTTATACCGGTATCTCTGGTTTACTCCAGCCCCCCAAAAACATTCCATAGACAGCTATGACAAATTTCCCCTCGCTctgactgtccgttcacattaaaacgccgggaaacgactccacaggcggaacaacttgaatccgccagggcccacgtattcaacccagtttgtatctgatccggtgctgtgtaaacattgagatacgaggaaatgcagtgctgagctctagctgacgtcatcattggacaacgtcactgtgacatccaccttcctgattcgctggcgttgttcatgccacgttggtcatgtgacgcgactgctgaaaaacgacacggacttcacttcctgctattgtttccgccttgtatcacctttttgtttttcattaaaaagtatgaatataatgctttgccattcttaatgttgttcatggtaagatgcaaatactgcccattgtgtagttatgattgtctttaggcttgccatccttccacttgcaagtggtgagtgacttgtgcatgcccgatatgcactgggatcacacacacagcggctcagtcccgaatcactgctcgtgcgcttcactcgtgcgctctgtgagctgcgcagggccggagtgcgcaccctccagagggcactcgctgttcagggcggagtgatttggagcgcagccgctgaggaggaagcgctgagccgcaccgacacatttcaacttacgtgccgtctaattagtcatgtgattagtgtatccgtgtattggcgttgctgtgtgcacgcgaatcgttttaaaaacgttaatctgatgatccgctgatacggtctaatgtaaacaccacctgaacgTGCATCTGCACAGTGCCCTGAAATGCCCTGTTGTCCCATTCACATCCCGGGTTTTATTCCTGTCCTTCCTGCGAGGACGGTTGACTCAAGTATGCAGTACGAGTTAAGGTTTCAGCGTATAACCCCTCTGAAATGCACCCCAACAAGCCTGTCCTGGGACAGACCAGGGGTCCTCTGTGACCCTGACCAAGGTGACGCGCTTTCTGAAAAAACGTGTAGCGTGTAACGACAGACAAGTCAAGTCGAGAATGCAAGTTGTTACCAAATAAAATTTTGACTACAACActccataaaaaaataaaataaaataaaataattcacaCCCACTTTCTATATTAGTCTTATTTTTAAGCAACCCAATCACCTGTGCAAATTTCCCTTCAAGGATGAATGAAGTGTATCCATCAATCAATGATTGTGTACACTGATATTCACGAAAATATTAACACCAAATCTTTGGACATGCTTTTCAGCAGATTAGGAAAATCTGCTCAGGCCACCTTGCTGAAAAAAAAGTAGTTTATTATGGGATCAAACGACATGATTTTCACTCTTTCACAATGGTCGCCATAAATTCTTGGTTGTGAGACCGGCAACACTACAAGTTGGACCCCAAACAATCATTATTCATGTTCTTGCATGTCGTTGTGGAGAAGGGTCAACAAATTCTCAATCGTGGCTCCAGAAGGAATGTGAAGCAACATATTGTAGGAGTTGTCCAACCACGTGACAAAACTcaaaaaattctgacatgctCAACATTTGTCGAGGTGTCGTGGGACATCCAAGATGCTACATTACTGTTCTTTGATCACATCACACAACAAGACCCAGTCACTGTTCCTGACGTTCATATTCGAGCCCAATGCTGGAAATTTATCAGCCACTATTAAATCATGTCAAAATCGAGCTGAATTCAAGGAGTGTGATCCCAGCATAATTCTGATCAGCTGTCAGACATGAAAAAAGGAAAAGTTTCTGAATTATTGCGCATCATGGCACATTGTACACAAGACAAGAGGCATATAACAGTGAGGCATCTAGAACATCTCAAATAAGAAACTAAACAAGGTTCCTGGAGGCAATCTGTCAACTCCCAGTGTTCTGACAGCTTGTTCCCCCTCCTCCATCATCAGGGTAGATTTTCAAAGACTCAGCGGACAGCTGTCACCTGAGCAAACATCTGGCTTTCATGATGACCTAGATCTAGGCCTTAGGTCTACGTTGGAAATGTTACAGGATGCCTTTGACCTGCCCTGGAAACGTCTCTTTGAGAACCCCACTGATCCGACTGCTGCAGGGACAGTCTCAAACACCACTGATCCGTCTGCCGCGGGACGTTCTCGAACACCACTGATCCGTCTGCCCCGGGGACGTTCTCAAACACCACTGATCTGTCTGCCGTTGGGACGTTCTTGACCACTCCTGATCTATCTGCTGTGGAGATGATCTTGACTAATGACTGATCTATCTGCTGTGGAGATGATCTTGAACACTACTGATCTGTCTGCTGTCAGGACATTCTTGACCACTACTGATCTATCTGCTGTGGAGATGATCTTGAACACCACTGATCTGTCTGCCGTTGGGACGTTCTTGACCACTCCTGATCTATCTGCTGTGGAGATGATCTTGACTAATGACTGATCTATCTGCTGTGGAGATGATCTTGAACACTACTGATCTGTCTGCTGTCAGGACATTCTTGACCACTACTGATCTATCTGCTGTGGAGATGATCTTGAACACCACTGATCTATCTGCTGTGGAGATGATGTTGATTACCACTGATCTATCTGCTGTAGAGATGATCTTGACTACCACTGATCTATCTGCTGTAGAGATGATCTTGAACACCACTGATCTATCTGCTGTGGAGATGATCTTGACCATCACTGATCTATCTGCTGTGGAGATGATCTTGACTAATGACTGATCTATCTGCTGTAGAGATGATGTTGACTACCACTGATCTATCTGCTGTAGAGATTATCTTGAACACCACTGATCCATCTGCTGTGGAGATGATCTTGAACACCACTGATCTATCTGCTGTGGAGATGATCTTGACTAATGACTGATCTATCTGCTGTAGAGATGATCTTGACTACCACTGATCTATCTGCTGTAGAGATGATCTTGAACACCACTGATCCATCTGCTAGGGAGATGATCTTGAACACCACTGATCTATCTGCTGTAGAGATGATGTTGACTACCACTGATCTATCTGCTGTAGAGATGATCTTGAACACCACTGATCTATCTGCTGTGGAGATGATCTTGACCATCACTGATCTATCTGCTGTGGAGATGATCTTGACTAATGACTGATCTATCTGCTGTAGAGATGATGTTGACTACCACTGATCTATCTGCTGTAGAGATGATGTTGACTACCACTGATCTATCTGCTGTAGAGATGATGTTGACTACCACTGATCTATCTGCTGTGGAGATGATCTTGACCATCACTGATCTATCTGCTGTAGAGATGATCTTGACTAATGACTGATCTATCTGCTGTGGAGATGATCTTGACTAATGACTGATCTATCTGCTGTGGAGATGATCTTGACCACCACTGCTCTATCTGCTGTGGAGATGGTCTTGACTAATGACTGATCTATCTGCTGTGGAGATGATCTTGACTAATGACTGCTCTATCTGCTGTGGAGATGATCTTGATTAATGACTGATCTATCTGCTGTAGAGATGATCTTGACTAATGACTGATCTATCTGCTGTGGAGATGATCTTGACTAATGACTGCTCTATCTGCTGTGGAGATGATCTTGACTAATGACTGATCTATCTGCTGTGGAGATGATCTTGACTAATGACTGATCTATCTGCTGTGGAGATGATCTTGACTAATGACTGATCTATCTGCTGTGGAGATGATCTTGACTAATGACTGATCTATCTGCTGTGGAGATGATCTTGACTAATGACTGATCTATCTGCTGTGGAGATGATCTTGACTAATGACTGATCTATCTGCTGTGGAGATGATCTTGACTAATGACTGATCTATCTGCTGTGAGACGTCACCTGGGCAAACATCTGGCTTTCGTGATCACTGGGCTAAAGTGCCAGTTTCATTTTAAGCCCTTCATTAAACCAAGGCTGAAGATAAAACATCTAAACCCACCGTCTAAACTCGGTGTGATGGCGTCGCCCCACTGATCCTCTTCCTTTATGTCCAGAACTCGGTCGATGGATTTCTGTGCGGTGCTCAGAGCCTGTTTAGCGAAACTGGACAGCTGGGAAGCGTTAAACCAACTCATTTTACTCGCAGCTTAGCAGCAGAAGATCTTATTTAACAAAACATCCTCACTTTCTGCGGATAAACCTCAAGCTACAGCAAACTGTCACGTTTAGCTCAACGGCTAATACGTCACTAACTTAGTATTAGCTTGCTAGGCCGCTAACCGGCTAACAAAGTCAAGAAAATCGGATTTTCGCCATCAGTCCGATTCCTATCAAAAATCTCCTGTCAGACAAAATTAGACAAAACAACCAGGTGTCGTTCCGACACCCGGGACAGCGATGAGCTTTAAACTCTCCACCTGCGCTTTTGTTTTGGAGTGAACTCAGAAGTCTCGAGCTGGCGAATCGCGACGCTTCTACTTCCGGTCCACGTCGCACCAAACAACGACGTCAGCTCATAACTCCGCCCACAAAACAAAGACTTGTCAGttctaataattaaaataataataataataataataataataatatttttggtTGAGGGGCTATTGCAATGTATTGCTATGGAGAAACTGACTTACATAGTTAAGGGGAAATATaaaagagtgtttatactgtttatattgtgggggtttttcaattattctatttttatttattgcattgcctgtttgcaccgtgggtcagagaggactgatatttcatctgtgctgtatgtagggtgaccacctgtcccgcatagcgcgtgcgcgtacagcatttgaagccgaatttatg belongs to Neoarius graeffei isolate fNeoGra1 chromosome 26, fNeoGra1.pri, whole genome shotgun sequence and includes:
- the tmf1 gene encoding TATA element modulatory factor, yielding MSWFNASQLSSFAKQALSTAQKSIDRVLDIKEEDQWGDAITPSLDDVEIKPVPTGWGMNQWDSPSEECPKTLVPSSEAITKPVTRTVVDETESFFSAFLSPGDGQPVKKTSVVSVAPAKSSCRLQEKSEEETQPAAQDDVDSSTASREDLSEQSSAQVAESQPEEVKPKDEASVLEQKEDSESKTETQDSTSSPQVAKADMPAEPKCTEKAESCGSAELKSPGKDPPKDDMLESKDAKSEDRQSDTPSPPVSAFSSGTSTTSDIEVLDHESVLSESSASSRQETAEVKAGLHLMQGSFQLLSASTCSDFPRLDDYPKLTESCGSSSDAFERIDSFSVHSLDSRSVSEVNSDDEIPGSRTLASVTAGTSPLSALPAPQTEQEQEEVEGGTTDSIKDQSMDEMEESGRSATPVNSEQPEELLEEEQESGSHLTLTNERTEPEESCDSVTSPITEEQKGASTCQLLELQKMVDELTGRLEKREAQLLAVSKDKARLEEECDNLKDEMISLKEESASVQSLKDEFTQRIADTERKAQLACKERDIAKKEIKGLREELSTRFNSTETLELIREKEEQIKGLLEEGEKLSKQQLQHSNIIKKLRAKEKESDTKIAKQAKKLKEQDDELKQLQQVLDAKEELEKQHRESIKKLNAAVERQEKDLSKLHTENDEVHEKNRSLQAALDASYKELAELHKSNATKASEAQELALSREVQAKEELSLALDKAQEEARLQQEALVNQVADLRLALQRAEQQQARKEDYLREEISELQQRLQDAETRNQELSQSVTSATRPLLRQIENLQSTLGSQTASWEKLEKNISDRLAEAQTQLAVVVEKERSATEEIHAVRAQLASLESQNSSLRQEKGRLQGQLDIEKTRCEKLENDSSRERVELENLKGEYSRALEEAKKEKLLLTNQLEMEKVKVEQEKKKCYLAQEALKEKERKALSVSLSEPPASSTPSLSRSSSISGADHSGIHTSLFPHDDSPDHSFASVTLSGSSLYEAARLSGGSSIIENLQSQLKLREGEIAQLQVEISNLERTRSAMAEELVRLTNQNDDLETKVKEIPRLRVQLKDLEQRHNTILQMYGEKAEEAEELRLDLEDVKIMYKSQIDELLKNKK